A window of the Brassica oleracea var. oleracea cultivar TO1000 chromosome C1, BOL, whole genome shotgun sequence genome harbors these coding sequences:
- the LOC106332910 gene encoding uncharacterized protein LOC106332910, translating to MEDSNFVEGTPVERRKRRHWTPKWCELNTCKADGSAKRRKLDDGANSSTSHASDNNTGGADQAATRPLGVKASKGHGKQKTKAEAKSASEFHSMWSIKKEDMAMKERLSKMKLLDSLIAKPEPLHEYEEALKKKLIYDLLS from the exons ATGGAAGATTCCAACTTTGTGGAAGGCACTCCTGTAGAGCGTCGAAAAAGGAGGCACTGGACGCCG AAGTGGTGCGAGCTTAATACTTGTAAAGCCGATGGAAGTGCAAAAAGGAGGAAGCTTGATGACGGTGCAAATTCTTCAACCTCTCACGCGTCTGACAACAATACTGGTGGAGCTGATCAAGCAGCCACTCGGCCCCTGGGTGTTAAGGCATCTAAGGGGCATGGTAAGCAAAAGACTAAGGCAGAGGCGAAGTCGGCGTCTGAGTTTCATAGCATGTGGAGCATCAAGAAGGAGGATATGGCCATGAAGGAGAGGCTGTCGAAGATGAAGCTGTTGGATAGTCTTATTGCAAAACCAGAACCGTTGCATGAGTATGAAGAAGCGCTGAAGAAGAAGCTTATTTATGACTTGTTGTCTTAA